In Pantoea cypripedii, the DNA window GTGATCATGATCAGCATCAGATGATTCGCACATCAGGCTGACTAACGCTACGCCCGGCAAGGGATTTTCACTTTCTTAACGATTAGCGGCGAGACTTTTGACGCCCGCACCGCGTAGAATTTTCAGCACTGCACCAACCCCAAAGGCGCAGTCAACCTAAAAGTAACAAGGATTTTTGCCCGCGCAGCGCGGGCTTTTTTTTGCCTGTCACTCAGCCACCTGCCCATTTCCCTCTGCCGTCTATACTGTTTTAAGACCCCTTGCGCCTTTCAGGAGGCTGATGATGGCAACTGCAAAAGAGTACAGCGATAACGTTCAGCGTGAAGTGAATATCGATGTTGAGGCGTTGCTTCAGGCAATTCAGGAAAAAACCTCGGGTGAGGTGAAAGAGTATATGGAAGCCGAGCACGCACA includes these proteins:
- the yodD gene encoding DUF2525 domain-containing protein, with the translated sequence MATAKEYSDNVQREVNIDVEALLQAIQEKTSGEVKEYMEAEHAHRVRVDGESYDSYTELAEAFELDIRDYTITEVNR